A window from Populus trichocarpa isolate Nisqually-1 chromosome 3, P.trichocarpa_v4.1, whole genome shotgun sequence encodes these proteins:
- the LOC18097045 gene encoding homeobox protein BEL1 homolog, which produces MAREPCEDKSRNMVSSGSFCYPDVSSSNPTIQTHLVNQIQGYESNPEIFNLTTGMEMIGFSKNLQHQQSDSNSVMWKGFFNKPANNHHPGGPSSSKTIHESTSGDFYQHEFSKPDFSTGISEASNENLMVGADHSAPWQENRLLVDDSSLTCVFPCEGNERPSQGLSLSLCPSNPSSIGLHSFELRHTPTHQNQDNSQEEMRFFGKSPANIQQQMMQDGFLKAANLHHQAQFQLRNSKYLGPAQDLLNEFCNIRTKQGDALKQKPHKPKQLDDDQNGSSSRKQSLESLEFIELQKRKTKMLSMLEEVDRRYRHYCDQMKTMVSSFEAVAGTGAASVYSALASKAMSRHFRCLRDGIVAQIHATKKAMGEKDPVAPGTTKGETPRLKILDQALRQQRAFQQMSMMESHPWRPQRGLPERSVSFLRAWLFEHFLHPYPSDVDKHILARQTGLSRSQVSNWFINARVRLWKPMVEEMYLEETKEQDKNMASSDGVTDLDENINGRPNQNPSSTDQKPTPDHLIRIDSECLSSIISNPDKNGTNKSTISFQSHHLQHQQQSFGNFGSMDLDFSSYNHHAAGGVSYANDSASNQNFNGGGGVSLTLGLQQHGGSGVSLAFSPASQSSLFYPRDHIEDCQPVQYSLLDGEGQNLPYRNLMGAQLLHDMAG; this is translated from the exons ATGGCTAGAGAACCGTGTGAAGATAAGTCGAGGAACATGGTATCTTCAGGAAGTTTTTGTTACCCAGATGTTTCATCGAGTAACCCAACAATCCAAACCCATCTTGTGAATCAGATCCAAGGATATGAATCCAATCCGGAGATCTTCAACTTGACTACAGGTATGGAGATGATAGGGTTTTCAAAGAATCTACAGCACCAACAAAGCGACAGTAACTCTGTTATGTGGAAAGGTTTCTTTAACAAACCAGCAAACAACCACCACCCTGGTGGTCCTTCTTCTTCAAAGACGATTCATGAATCGACAAGTGGTGATTTTTATCAACATGAATTCAGCAAACCTGATTTCTCAACTGGGATTTCTGAGGCAAGTAATGAGAATCTAATGGTTGGGGCTGATCACTCAGCTCCTTGGCAAGAAAACAGGTTGCTTGTTGATGATTCTTCGTTGACATGTGTGTTTCCATGTGAAGGAAATGAGAGGCCAAGTCAAGGTCTTTCACTCTCTCTGTGCCCAAGCAACCCTTCCAGTATTGGGTTACATTCTTTTGAACTAAGACACACCCCTACTCATCAGAATCAAGATAATTCACAAGAAGAAATGAGGTTCTTTGGCAAATCTCCAGCAAATATACAGCAACAGATGATGCAGGATGGTTTTTTGAAAGCTGCAAATTTGCATCATCAAGCGCAGTTTCAGCTGAGGAACTCGAAGTACTTGGGTCCTGCACAGGACCTATTGAATGAGTTCTGTAATATTCGGACAAAGCAAGGTGATGCGCTAAAGCAAAAGCCACACAAGCCTAAACAGTTGGATGATGATCAGAATGGAAGTTCTTCAAGAAAGCAATCTCTTGAATCTCTTGAATTCATTGAATTGCAGAAGAGAAAGACAAAGATGCTTTCAATGCTGGAAGAG gtGGATCGAAGATACAGGCACTACTGTGATCAAATGAAAACTATGGTGTCATCCTTTGAAGCTGTGGCAGGTACTGGAGCAGCCTCAGTCTACTCAGCTTTAGCATCTAAAGCCATGTCAAGGCACTTCAGAtgtttaagagatggaattgtgGCTCAAATTCATGCAACAAAGAAAGCTATGGGAGAGAAAGATCCTGTTGCACCAGGTACAACAAAAGGTGAAACTCCAAGGCTTAAGATTCTTGATCAAGCTTTAAGGCAACAAAGGGCTTTTCAACAAATGAGCATGATGGAGAGTCATCCATGGAGACCTCAAAGAGGCCTTCCCGAAAGATCTGTGTCGTTTCTTCGAGCTTGGTTGTTTGAGCATTTTCTCCATCC GTACCCAAGTGATGTTGATAAACATATTTTAGCCCGTCAAACTGGTCTCTCGAGAAGCCAG GTATCCAATTGGTTTATCAATGCAAGAGTGAGGCTATGGAAACCTATGGTGGAAGAGATGTATTTAGAAGAAACAAAGGAGCAAGACAAAAACATGGCCTCCTCGGATGGAGTCACTGAtcttgatgaaaatattaatggcCGGCCTAATCAAAATCCTtcttcaacagatcaaaaaccGACACCGGACCATCTCATTCGAATTGACTCTGAATGCCTGTCTTCCATTATCTCTAACCCAGATAAAAATGGCACCAACAAAAGCACTATATCATTTCAAAGCCACCACTTGCAACACCAACAACAGAGTTTTGGAAACTTTGGAAGTATGGATTTGGACTTTTCATCTTACAATCATCACGCGGCGGGTGGGGTTTCTTATGCTAATGATAGTGCTAGTAACCAGAACTtcaatggtggtggtggagtgTCGTTGACATTAGGGTTGCAACAGCATGGAGGGAGTGGAGTGAGCTTAGCATTCTCTCCTGCCTCTCAAAGTTCTCTATTTTACCCTAGAgaccatattgaagattgccaACCAGTCCAATACTCACTTCTAGATGGTGAAGGACAGAATTTGCCTTATAGGAATTTGATGGGAGCTCAGTTACTGCATGACATGGctggatga
- the LOC7497133 gene encoding uncharacterized protein LOC7497133, with translation MKLNAQKDPEKIIWDQMRSPSTNPISGPQRTLPKLMIWLILLVSVSYVVYTLKLVSTSRACNDEPFTTNRHLSAISHNNSLPLIQNHTSLAIHRRENHEPRQETGLQHIVFGIAASAKLWEQRQNYIKIWFKPQEMRGIVWLDDKVKNQGREDNNLPPIKISSDTSRFSYTNKQGHRSAIRISRIVSETLRLGLKNVRWFVMGDDDTVFIAENLVRILRKYDHNQYYYIGSLSESHLQNIYFSYGMAYGGGGFAVSYPLAKALDKMQDRCIQRYPGLYGSDDRMQACMAELGVPLTKEVGFHQYDVYGNLFGLLAAHPVTPLVSLHHLDVVEPIFPNATRVQALRWLTVPMKLDSAGLMQQSICYDKSKRWTVSVSWGFAVQIFRGVFSPREIEMPSRTFLNWYRKADYTAYAFNTRPVSRNPCQKPFVFYLSKVKFDSSLNTTVSEYSRHYVPHPACKWKMADPDKIETIVVHKKPDPHLWDRSPRRNCCRVMNSKKKGSVMINVGVCRDDEISEV, from the exons aTGAAATTGAATGCCCAGAAAGATCCAGAGAAGATAATCTGGGATCAAATGAGAAGTCCATCTACTAACCCAATTTCCGGGCCACAAAGAACCTTACCAAAACTCATGATATGGCTAATCCTCCTTGTTTCAGTCTCTTATGTTGTTTACACACTCAAGCTTGTTTCAACTTCACGTGCTTGCAATGATGAACCCTTCACTACAAATCGTCATCTTTCTGCAATTTCCCACAACAATTCCTTACCTTTGATTCAAAATCACACATCTCTAGCCATTCACAGAAGAGAAAATCATGAACCCCGTCAAGAAACTGGGTTACAACACATAGTTTTTGGTATTGCAGCGTCTGCTAAGTTATGGGAACAGCGACAAAATTACATCAAGATTTGGTTTAAACCTCAAGAAATGAGAGGCATTGTTTGGTTAGACGACAAAGTGAAGAATCAAGGAAGAGAAGACAACAATTTGCCACCAATTAAAATCTCGAGTGATACATCAAGATTTTCTTACACAAACAAACAGGGTCATAGGTCTGCAATCAGGATCTCCCGGATCGTGTCCGAAACATTGCGTCTCGGGCTAAAAAATGTGCGGTGGTTTGTAATGGGAGATGATGACACTGTTTTTATTGCGGAGAATCTTGTGAGAATCTTGAGAAAGTATGATCATAATCAGTATTATTATATTGGAAGCTTATCAGAATCTCATTTGCAAAACATTTACTTTTCTTATGGAATGGCTTATGGTGGAGGTGGTTTTGCTGTTAGTTATCCGTTAGCGAAAGCTCTTGATAAGATGCAGGATAGATGTATACAGAGATACCCAGGGCTTTATGGATCTGATGATAGAATGCAGGCTTGTATGGCTGAACTCGGTGTCCCCCTCACTAAAGAAGTTGGCTTTCACCAG TATGATGTGTATGGGAACCTGTTTGGACTCCTTGCAGCGCATCCTGTTACACCCTTGGTCTCGTTGCATCATCTTGATGTTGTTGAGCCCATTTTCCCAAATGCAACTCGAGTTCAAGCCCTTCGATGGTTAACAGTGCCAATGAAGCTTGACTCTGCAGGGTTAATGCAGCAATCCATTTGCTATGATAAATCCAAGAGGTGGACCGTTTCTGTTTCATGGGGCTTTGCAGTTCAAATTTTCCGAGGGGTCTTTTCACCCCGCGAGATAGAAATGCCTTCAAGAACATTCTTGAATTGGTACAGAAAAGCAGATTACACAGCATATGCATTCAACACTCGACCAGTCAGCCGAAACCCTTGCCAAAAGCCCTTCGTGTTTTACTTGTCAAAggtcaaatttgattcttcaCTTAACACAACAGTGAGCGAGTATTCCAGGCATTACGTCCCACATCCTGCATGCAAGTGGAAGATGGCCGATCCTGACAAAATTGAGACAATTGTGGTTCACAAGAAGCCTGATCCTCATTTATGGGATAGA TCTCCAAGAAGAAACTGCTGCCGTGTAATGAACTCAAAGAAGAAAGGAAGTGTCAtgattaatgtgggtgtctgcAGGGATGACGAGATCAGTGAAGTATAG